DNA sequence from the Salvia splendens isolate huo1 chromosome 19, SspV2, whole genome shotgun sequence genome:
AGAGATTAAAGTAAAACACttaaacaagaaagcaattaagcaagttgtataagatgatggagaaatatgcagaattcaaggatccgatgcacaactcatagtctaacccaattgaaatagatttaccatttaaagtctccagaattgttgaatcaatcactattgcagattaaaccccctcccgaggtgagaaatccgtagattaggtgtaataattgaagtccccttctaattcttagacctaactcctaaCAGATTGATTAGATTAATGAtcacactcaaaatctcaactctcccgagttctattgaattaaggtgtgaattattcctctttcaagattaaatatttcatctcccgattactctaagaaaccctaacactcccaattggtgatcaagcaattgataggaaaaagcacaagaataattcaaacaattgcaagagcaagataaaccgaagtcaattggattaaaactatgaatcaatgcatcttcaccaagaattctacatgaaatgtgcttagctactcatgttcatggtagaaaacaaaccaaaactaagaaaaacaatggAATTCATGATACGAATTAAaattggcggaggaattgaagcttgaatcttcatCCAAGAGTTCttcggagagagagagaatgtgtGTTTGGCGGTAAGTGTAGAATAGATTGAACCCTAGGCTTTTTCTCCTTTTAATCCCCATAAAAAATCGCGTTTTTGGTATAAAAATACACCAAAACAACGTACCAGaccgggtggaattataaagggtaaaaatcacccggccgggtgatgatTTTCGACCAGTTTCTGACCTTCCAGCGCTCAATTTgcgacacccggccgggtggaattataggGTAACAATTCACCCGGCCGCGTTAGATTTTCTGGACAGCGCAGTGTTTGTAAAACGGTCATAACTTCTTCTACAGAGCTTCGATTGAGGTGTTTAAGATACTCACgcaaagctctttcgaagacgaagataATGATATGCATTGGGGGTTGATTGGAATTCAAAATCTCCAGTAAAATTGTCTCAaaccaaggctgctgcacatccacctattttgcacctttttatacacattcttaacaaaatggtcaacataccaacataatagagaagtagatataaTAATAGACGatatatgatcaaattcatacaaaaccaccccctaaaaccatgtaaaatccaagtatgtcatACCGCAATATACCGTAGTATATGTTGAAATACTATTATATATGACATgttgaaatattatatatattacgtgtatttaatatatttacatataatatagaattaaaaagaaatttttttcaaaaaatcctatttttaaatattttgtgtataaaaaaGTTTTTTTGCATAACGGTATTAGGGTATACCGTACCATACtttggtataccgcaaaagtgcGGTACACCGCAGTAATAGTAAGGTAACAATGTACTGAAAATTCGATATGGCATAGCCGTATAGGTATGATATTTTGTCATACCGTTTTTTTCGGTAAGGTATGCAGTATGACGTtctcggtaaggtataccgcacCCCTACCTAGTATGGCATCATCAGATGAAAAAAGCTAGATTATTCCCGAGTGCACAACTGATTAGGTTTTGGTAGACAACGAAGAAAATCCAATTTCATTTTCGAGTCTATCTCTTTTATGGAATGACAGTGGCCAGACAGCACCAACGGAGTTTGCGTTTCTAATGGGAGCGGTGGATGAAGGTTGTGGACGAATCTATAAGAGGGTGATAGCTTGGAAGTTTATACTATCTTATGCCCTCCCTGATATTCATGTTATGCGCGATTCCAAGTATCGAAGATGGATTAAGCTCCAAAAACATTATGAATCTATTGTGAGGACTGCCCATATTATAGTTCATTATTGTCCACTTTATGAAGAGCTACAAGGAGATATCAGGGGAAAACTTATGGAAACATCTCGGTACGACCTTCCGGTAGCCATCCTTTAAGAGCATTCACAAAGGAAGGGACCTCCCTTTCCACATCAGCTTTTTATCAAAgagcctattttaattttaacacttctatatttaatatgttatcaaattaaataaatttaaatgcaaaaatattaatatgCAAATATTCTTTGTATTACACTATTGGAAAAAAGAATACTACGAGatgcaaatttaaataaaaatggagtATTTATAGTGTAGAAATTAtggaataaaaaattaaaaaaaaatatttgtatcATCGGCCCTTATTCCACAATGAAAGGCCTATCATCGGCCATCACTCATCGGCCAAGGCCGATATATCGGccaagagggagagagaagcaATGGCCTATCATCGGCCCCTTTCCCTGCAATGGTTGGCCGATGGGGACCGATCGGGAAGGCCTCTCTATCGGCCaaccattgtgaatgctctaataTAGGTTTACATTTATGTTTTGATTTTACTCTAATTCTTAGTTTACTTGCACTCTGGTTCGTATAAGGTAGGTCAACTCAAGttgaacacacacacacacacaaatttCAATctgtctctctcttacttttttaatgATGGGGATATATTGGTATTTCATTCTACTAACAAcacttcaactattttttctttctatctaattttatcttactttacaaattttgctttaaaacccgtgtcatccACGTCTAAGCAATTTATCAAATTGAAGTTTacgattataattatattaaatttgtAAGTAACTATTGATATACCGGAGTACTTGTGCTATAAACATCAACACCCCTCTCCATCATTGCTCTTGCATAGGAACCAAAGTCATGGTATTCCACATAATTCCTTTCACCAATGCGAATGCTCGATTCCCCGCGTTCAGATCCGTGTCGTCCATAATTGTACTGTGCAATCACATTCGCCCGTTCCTATACACACATAAATACTCAAGTAAAAAGATGACGATCTAGCTTTACATAAGCAATTCAGAACGTAAACTTGCAACAACAAAAGGTAGAACCTCGTGACTCGTTGTATCTGGATCAATGTCATCATGTCATGATCTACATGGTCCAGCAAAATTTGACCATATAGTATATGCTTACTAAATCAACTATTGATTGAATTAATCTTGTAATTAAGGAGTATTGATTGTACCCCAATAGATGATTCTGTCACATTTGAAGGGGGAGGTGAAAATTGATCATCATTAACATCCAtcatcatcaatgatcttgctaaggcttcatcatcatcatagtCCACAAAAACACTCTCATTGAAGCAATTGCTCGATTCCCCGTTGTCAAACCCGCGTTGTCCAAAATTATAGTATTCGTACGCACTCTCCTGTTCTCATACATACAAATTCATAAGCATTATTATCAACAGAGCAAGCAATCTATCTAaagaaacaagaaaacaaaagcAAATGAGCGAGCATCGCCCTGTTAACTTAAGAAGTTCCAATTTAGTGAAACGTATTGGGTTCCGCCTACCCGATGATGATGTAAACTATATGTGTATATGAGTTTTATTGAAACTGTTGTTTAAGAACCTCTTGAGCATCAAGACCCTTAAGATCAGGCAAAATCCACTTGAGATATTCAGCTTGTTCAGCTGCTGAAGACTCATTCCAATAATTATTTCTCTCCATTTTTAGATTAAATTTTCCTCATGAATTGTACTATAATACAAATGTTGTTCAATGATGTATTATTGATGCAGCGTTAATGCAATATTGTGATTCATATTGCATCCCATGCATAAATGTAAATTCTCTTTAATGCAATTAAAAAGTACTACTAACAATTCACTACAATTAACTAAAATATATTCTTGTTATAGAATCACATGCTATTATTGTATGCATATAAACGACTTATGCTGATTTTCTTTCTACTTCTTTCTACATTATGTGGTTGCTTGTTCCTTTAACAATGAGCCCTTGTGTTGAATATAAGGCGTGACATATTAAAGGACCATAAAGATTTCACCATTTTGATAAACTTTAGTTTTAATTAATGATGAGTTAATGCTTCTATAACACTCTTAGAACGAACTAAACTTCATCTTATTGATTCAATTTCATGCTAAAGTGAAATAGTTTTCACTTTTCAGtagaaaaacattaaacatgCTTAACGAATTTTAGCTATGATATTGGTTAAACACTTGAtctataacttttttttatcaatctTAAATGTTACAGAAGCGTAGAAGGTTTAAGATCAAGTTTTAAAGGTCATTAAGCAAATCAACTATCAAATCCTTATCtaaacaactcaaattcaatagtTTTACACTTATGTTTTCTGtcaatttctaaattaagaGACATTAGGAAAAGAACAGATATTTACTCCTTAAGTCCTGATAtatcactttcttttttaatttgtaccacaaaagatgtcacgtttttatttttagacaAAGTAAATCATCAATAATACATCCATTTAGCTTTTATTACGTCTttacattattatttatattaccTTTTACCTCACTCACATAAATACATTGAAATATATTTCCTATCTCAAATTAACCCACTGAGCATTAATATctcttaaaatctcgtgttaTCCAATaaatatgacatcttttatTGTACGAAAAGTGTATTACCTAATATGCATAAAAAAGTACTACTATTAAAAGATTAATCAAACCATAACAAGAAGAATATCTATAGATTAAACATGAATGATCTGATTAGTTCGTCTAAACTATGTATTAGGAGCAACCAATAAAACTATAGCCACTCATGGTAAATTCAATCACACCAAAAGTAGTAAAGAAAATCGAAGTGATCCTTGGACAAATTCCTTGTTGATCTTCTCAAAGTTTTCTTCGGTTTCCACTTCAACTTCCCTTTTATTTTCGTGCTTGGAGAATTAGCAAAAACCGCTACCCATAAACTATATCACTCGGTCAAGTAAAAATTGAATCATTAAACCAATGTAAATTCTACATTAGTTTTATAACTATATATATCTCAATGTATGTTAATGTAATATATAAAAGATTtcccattattattattattattattattatttaataggCATATGATTATATATTTGAAGGTCGTGCAACGATGGACTCGAACCCGACCCTTTGGCCTCATGCATAACTACTCTACTGCTAGGCCAACTCACACATGTAAAAGAGTTTCCCTTATTTCACTATTTGCAGCCTTTAATTTACTACTGCTTCACCTCCCTTTGACACAACGGGCAATGCtgcaatatataataaaaatagattaattcATTCATTATTTATAGTATAGAGtttggagtactattttattagtattatttttacataagAATATAGTATAACACTAACCTTCTTGATTTCCAGCCACTTGATGATACACTCGGAATGGAAAAAATGTTTACAAGGCAAAGTGATGACTTTATCTCCCTTCTTAAATTCAGCATAACATATTACACACCTTCAAAACAACAAAGGGTACATGTAAGAAGATTCCCAATCCCTATTTTGAGCCAATAAAAATaagttaaatatataaatatattatactaGCGTATAGTATATAGTAGGTAGTAGTATTCAAATATACAATTTGAAACTCATCTTTTCCAAGTtcttaaagaaaagaaaacatagTGAAGACTACGGAAAATGCATTCACATGTAAGCTTAAAACAAACAAAGCTAATATAtgtaaatactaatattttaaaaagtaaGCTAATAATCAAATTAATATGAACTGAGAAATAGTTTTTGAGTTGAGGAAATCATACTGGTTTTTTTCTTTTGACTTCATTTTGTACTTGGAACTTGGTAACTTGGAGAGGGCTTTCTGTGACAATCCTTGGTTTACTTGTCCAACGTCATAAAATTGCTAATTAcgacaaataaatttaattagggaaaaaattattaatactaTCTCCGTACCTAAAACATAGtcatgtttttctattttttgaatgtCTGTGACAATTAGTCTCTATCTATTTGTAAAACATTTTCTGTTCAATTTTCtattaacaataataataataataataataataataatatttttatctaTCTTATATTACCATTTTGCATCTACAACAAGGGTAGTACATGTATCAAAATCCGTTATTCCCCAATTTgcagaattttttgaaattACGGTTTTACCCACTATAAAAGTaactatttatatattatacCGCATAATTTGATATTGTGTTATCAAGTGAAGAGGGGGTTGAAGAGTGACGATCATCAACAACCATGGTCATCAAAGCTGTTGCCAAGGCTTCATCATCATAGTATTCCTCATAATCCCTTTCATCAATGTGATTGCTCAATCCTCCGTGTTCAAACCCGTGTCGTCTATAATTGTGGTGTTCCACATAATCCCTTGCAGCAGCGTGATTGCTTGATCCCCCGTATCCATATACGTGTCGTCCAGGATTGTAGTGTTCCACATAATCCATTCCATCAAAGTGAATGGTTGTTCCCCTGTATACATATCTGCGTTGTCCTAGATTGTAGTGTTCCACGGAATTCCTTTCATCAATGTGATTGTTCGGTCCCATGTATTCATATCTGTGTTGTCCTAGATTGTAGTGTTCCCCGAAATTCCTTTCATCAATGTGATTGCTCGATCCCCCGTATTCATATCCGTGTGGTTCAGAATTGTGCTGCGCATGCACATTCTCATGTTCCTATACACATAAATATTGTAAAATAGACTACGATCCAGCATTAAAGAAGCAATTCAGAACGCATCAACAGAGTGTACAATAAAAACAGTATGGAAAACACAAGCAAACAAAATCAACGCAATAACAATAACAAgttcccatatatatatatatatatatagagatgtattcatttcctttttgtatcttttattctattgttcttttttaatctcagccccacgattttatcatccgacggttagattgatgacacgtgtcatttaataatgcagatttttagttgaataatgcacaccgactaataatggaccattatagtgtaataatgcagatttcagttgaataatgcacaccgactaatgatgcaccattatagtgtaataatgcagatcatcacaaccatccaattcaaggatccaagggttgtgattaaaaagaagcttgcgaaggaccttaacacactcatatatataatatgtgtgtATACGAGTTCCATCGAACCTGATGTGTTCGATCATGTGGAACCGGATAAGAAAAAATCCACTCGACAAATTGAGCAGCCGATGAACTAATATTCCAGGACTCATTTCCGGCCATTCGAAGATCAGATCCTCATGAATTATATAACAAAATGTTTTCCAATGATGCTATATATATACAAGCATGCATGAGTGTATGTATCATTGCTGCAGTGTGTTGAATGGTTTCAATGCAACATCTAATACATAATTGCAAATATCATAGATGCAAATTCTCTGTTAATGCAATTAATTAGATATATAGTTGactacaaattaattaactcAATAATGTCGATAAATCTAGTTTCCATACTATTattacatatataaaattaagatCACGcatgaataattaaaatatattctctAAATTCGtccattataatttataatagaaCCACATGCATATGAACAATCTTGGAGTTGTATATATTGTCCAGGTTTATTTACACCTAGAATTGATTTCTTGCTTATTATTTTAATCCTTTCGTAGGTAGACAAGTTTTCTGTGATTATTAATTATCTGATTTCTACATTTTATGGTtgcttttttctttctaattctTGGTGCTTGTTTtgcttttttactttttatcacGAGTCTTTTATGATTGATTTAATATATATAGAGAAAGACTCCAAGTTTTTGAGTTGAAGATATCATACTGTTCTTGTTCTGTTTTCATGCCCAACAGTATCTCCCAATGATTGAAGTTGCTGATAAgacaaataatttaattagggaaaaaaattactaatacTACAATTTACCAATTATAAACCCTCCCCATATTtgcataattttttgaaatcaCAATTCTATACATTATCAAAGTAAaatagttatttttttaatcccTGTTTATTTCAGGCTCCAGGCTCTGAGTAGAATCAAATATAAACAAGAAAACGAACCTCATAACTCATTGTATCTGGATCGATTTCATGATCATGTTCCAAACTCTCCCCTACATGGACCTTCAAAATTTTACCATATTATATGCTTACTAAATCAACTATTGATTATATTAATCTTGTAATAAAATATCCCTCCGTTCCACTATAAACGAGACGCTTATTTATTGCgctcgttttgaaaaaaattataatataaatagttaaagtggaaagagAGTAAAACAAAAGAGATAATTGATTATACCCCAATAGTTGGTTCCATCACATTTGATCTTGTGTTTTCATTAACATCCACCATTATCCCTGCTCTTGCCAAGACTTCGTCATTATGGTATTCCACAATCATTTTCACTAATGTGATTACTCGATTCCCTGTATTCATACCTGCGTTGCTCAAAATTGTGGTATTCATATGCTCTCTCCTGTTCTTACACACGCAAATGCTCAAATCGTAAATATGACGATATAGCATTACAGAAGCAATTCAGAATGTAAGTATTAGCAACAAAAAATTACGAAATCGACATGTCAACAAAGCATGAAAAATATAGTAAATGAGTTGCATGGAACCTGTTGTGTTAGAGCCTCTTGAACATAACAATGCTCTATATTAGGAAAACTCTACTAGTTAAATTGAGCTGCTGATGAACCATACCAAATCCCATCTCTCTCCACaaaattattttcattaatGCGATTGCTTGATTCCCAATATTCATATATGTGTTGATTAAAATTTTGGCACCGACACGCATTTGCATGTTCCTACACACAAATGCTGAAGTAAATTAAGTGACGAAGATCTCGCATTACAGAAGCAATTCAAAATGTAAGCAACAACTAAAATGTAACGAAATCAATATATGCATCAACAAATCATGTAATGTACCTATCTAAAAacaaacatgaaaataaacgcAAACGAGTTGCACACTATCAATCCTCATCCATAAAAGAGTAATCATACCACGCCATAACTAAATAACAAATTTCAATATAATCATACGTATTGGGAGTTGTCTACCCGATGATGATTGTAAactatatgcatatatataaaTAGGGTCCTGTTATGTTGAGATCTTTTAGCttgttgagaattgagatgcattttcagccactaatccacaacattttcgaaatgtcaactgcaagtagattatgtcaactcgatggtattatcgtcaatagcctgcacatcaaatgtcaacaacttatagttgacattatatgcgtatagttgacatggattgtatacatagttgacattatatgtgtatagttgacatgaattgtatacatagttgacattatatgtgtatagttgacatgaattgtatatgtaattgacattatatgtgtttagttgacaaaaaaatatttaaaaaaatttaaaaaaaattaaaaaaagtatttattgaataaaatgtaccatgaaattaccattctgccctttcataattaattaatctaaaaatattttccatgtgacaaattctggaccactcatttaataaaaatgagtggctgataatgcatctcaattctcaattaggcttaaaaatctcaattgatcacaaccctatataaatatatgtttatgtatttGAGTTTCAACCTCTTGAGGAAAAAACTCACTCGAATAATTGAGCTGAGCCATTCCAGATCTCGGCTCTATCCATTCGAAGATCAAACCCTcatatattataataaaatcgTTTTAGTataaccctatatatatacactataTAAACATGCATGAATCCTATTATTCTGCAGTAGAAAACTGTGATGAATAATGTTAATGCAATATCACTGATAATGCAATTACTACAAATTAACTCAATAATTCCGATGTAGTGTGACTTATCCGAAAAATCTACTTTCACCATACTATTAATAAAATGAAGATTGGgtatgaatgaatgaatgaataacTAAAAgggtaataaaaaaatattctctaatttcattaattatgGAAGCACGCTCCATTATATGCATATGACGATATAAATATTATTCGAGCAATTTATACTATACATACCAAACTAGTTAATTAGCATTTTATTATACAAATCAAAATTGTCTTTctgtcttttcctttttcattttattttggaTAAAAAATTCAGTTTTTCATTGCCATTTGATATGttattcttttccttttttcttgtTATATTCTTTGATTTCCTATTTATTGTATGTTCTTAAttagtaatatttaaaataaatattgtttGTCTTAAAAAAACaatgagaaaaaatattaaaaaatgaagaattttttatcaaaaatttCAACGACCAGTCTCAAGGGCTCACCTTGGCATGGAAagcaatatttatttttgaataattgctGAAATAATTGTTGATTAAATTAAAccttttatatttgaatttttaagttaaatcaagaaaaaaaggCAGCTTACCGTTGGAGTTGGACGGTCACTCCTATTTGAATATCTCTTCTTCTATTCTTCTCAGTTCTCACTCTAGCTCAATCCGTAGCCCTAAATTTCTGCTTTTCAATCGGAATCATGAAGCTGAAGAAGCCTCTCAAGGATCTCAAGCTATCTGTCCCAGCTCAGAATTCCCCAATCTCTTCATTTTTGTACGTTTTCATCCATTCTGCATCGTTTCCTCCTCTTTAATCGCTGTTTCGATTTGTCGATCGAGTTAATGTTCGTTTCTCGATGCAGGACGGCCAGTGGGACCTTTCACGATGGCGATCTATTATTGAATCAAAAAGGCCTTCGGTTGATTTCTGATGAGAATGAATCACGGGTAATTATTTTCTTGTATTTAATTTCCTCTCAATTTCGAATCTAAAGGGTTGATTTTTGTGATGTGGGgttaagaaaagaaaattaaaatgtgGAGTACTACTCTAGTTCGAAACCTATTCGAAAAATTGTTTACTTCTTGACGGAAAAAATCAGCTTCTTTTTAAACAAAGTGATATTCTAGTTTATTGCTGATAATTAGTGGAAATTTGAAATCAAAGCCACTTTTGTATTCCAAGAATAATAGCAAATCACTTCATGTAATGAGGGGATTGGATCGTCTTCATACAGATTTCTTTTGCTGtattttcttcaaaaataaCTTGAAAATATAAACAGGACAGAATCAGGCATGTTCTTTAGATTTGTATAACTTGTATAAGGTTGCAGATGGCACATGAGTATAGCTAATTTGTTGCTGTACTTTCATAAATTGGTAATATAAAGTTCAAGTGTCAAACTTTATATCTTACGAAAGTGGAGCTAACCTGACATTGATTTTTCTTTGTCTATGTTTGGGATAATAATTTAGCCATCAGAGATTAAGGAGCTTGATCTTCAATTCTCACTGGAAGACCTTGAGACCAACAAAGTCATAGGCAAGGGAAGCGGTGGTGTTGTTCAACTTGTTCGTCATAAATGGGTTGGGACCTTCTTTGCATTGAAGGTATGTATGGATCATATACAAACACAGATCTGGATAACTAAGGACTGATGGCTCTAGCTTTCCCCTTTAACTTCTCCCTTTGTGATAAATACAAATCTCTTGAACGCTGCCATGCTTAATCTTTCAATGCTCATAGATAGCAGCTTAGCCATATTACTCCGTTCTGAATATCTAATTGATTATGCAGTTACAATGGAAAATCACTCAATTATGACCAAGTCACTTGTTATTATAAGAATCGCCTATCTTATAGTTATTTGATTAAGTTATATTGGATTGCAGTTGTGAAACTAATCGATAAAAAATTTCTCATCACTGTTGGACAAAAGTGAACtagtagtaacttttttctctgtTTCCCTCTTCTCTAACTTTGGGCCCTTTCTTCAGTTTGCTTCAACCATTATATAACATAATCGCATAGTTCCTCCTTTTGTTGACTTTGGTCTTTTAGCATTTAAATGAGTAAAGTTTCCACAGGTTATCCAGATGACTATACAGGAGGAAATTCGGAAACAGATAGTTCAGGAGCTTAAAATAAACCAAGCATCTCAATGTCCGTATGTGGTAGTTTGCTATCATTCATTCTATCACAATGGAGCTATATCTATTGTGTTTGAATACATGGATCGTGGATCATTAGTTGATGTAGTCAGGCAAGTCAAGACAATCCTTGAGCCATACCTTGCTGTTCTCTGCAAGCAGGTTGGTGTTTTCTTCTCGTCACTGTACGCTTTTGTGCTTGTTTCAGTTTCAATTGAAGTATATTTCTACTTCAGGTGTTACATGGCTTAGTGTACTTACATCATGAGAGACATGTTATTCATAGAGATATAAAGCCTTCGAATCTGCTTGTAAACCACAAAGGGGAAGTAAAACTTGCAGATTTTGGTGTTAGTGCGATGCTGGCTAGCTCTATGGGCCAACGGGACACATTTGTTGGAACATACAATTACATGGCTGTGAGTATAAAATCTTATTAAGCATCAAATGATACAAATGTATCTACCTTTTTAGTTGAAGAACTTGGTTCTAGAGTCTTTTTTTCTCATCAGAATCTATTTTTTAGCCTGAAAGGATTAGTGGGAGCACCTACGACTATAAAAGTGATATTTGGAGTCTGGGCATGGTTATTCTCGAGTGTGCTATCGGGCGTTTTCCTTATGCCAAATCTGAAGATCATCAAAGTGGCCCTAGCTTTTATGAGCTTCTACAGGCAATTGTAGGAACTCCACCACCTTCAGCTCCAGCAGATCAATTCTCTCCGGAATTCTGCTCTTTTATTTCTGCATGGTAAGTATACACGTTACAGTCCCAGTGTAGTTTCTTCGGTTCTGGTAGGGGAGCTGTTTCTTTTCCCAAAAGTGTATTTAGTTTGAGTTCAGCATAAAGCATGTTATGTTTACtttgattgatttatttttagCTCGTTTGACCATCTTCTTGCTCATTAGAAAACGTCTACCCAATCTTTTCATCCCCTACTAATTTTAGTTCATTATCTTCTTGCTCATTAGAAAACAACTACTAATCTTGGTAGAACAGCTTCCATTTCCCAGTtaattttttcgttttcttAACTCGTTGCATTGGCTTGCAATTCTGCAGCATACAGAAGGATCCTAGAGACAGATCTTCGGCTTTGGAGC
Encoded proteins:
- the LOC121779501 gene encoding mitogen-activated protein kinase kinase 6-like → MKLKKPLKDLKLSVPAQNSPISSFLTASGTFHDGDLLLNQKGLRLISDENESRPSEIKELDLQFSLEDLETNKVIGKGSGGVVQLVRHKWVGTFFALKVIQMTIQEEIRKQIVQELKINQASQCPYVVVCYHSFYHNGAISIVFEYMDRGSLVDVVRQVKTILEPYLAVLCKQVLHGLVYLHHERHVIHRDIKPSNLLVNHKGEVKLADFGVSAMLASSMGQRDTFVGTYNYMAPERISGSTYDYKSDIWSLGMVILECAIGRFPYAKSEDHQSGPSFYELLQAIVGTPPPSAPADQFSPEFCSFISACIQKDPRDRSSALELLSHPFIKKFEDKDIDLGILVGSLDPPVNFSR